In a genomic window of Lycium ferocissimum isolate CSIRO_LF1 chromosome 9, AGI_CSIRO_Lferr_CH_V1, whole genome shotgun sequence:
- the LOC132031855 gene encoding protein neprosin-like, whose translation MLIRQRIVRQTLLVLYFLLSYDGVQGEIKLSKLEDLELEKQLKLLNKPAVKTIKTKYGDTYDCVDFYKQPAFDHPLLKNHNFHPKMKATKTVALLELFLLKELLKMILSDKDIFHPPEGIAFESTLSNINNNSEPTKSYMSSRGYKLATVQIPYDPNNKFAGAGMSATLWNPRIESQQHTACRLKIQKGSDILQAGWRVDPTLYRDTKTRSFIHFQAGNTHCFNTLCPGFVIVNSKFPVDVSFDTIQQRGDKKVWEITLFIERDLANGNWWLLYDVNNEQVGFWRQEIFTKLTSFANNVEWGGVAYSSPSVSEPPMGSSCFPVGDPAYDAYCRRLNVLNDKGETVHIDKTNVRVTDPNHYGIMDEPHWRGAKYQHMIFYGGPGGFETLC comes from the exons ATGTTGATTCGCCAAAGAATTGTTCGACAAACTTTGCTGGtgttatattttcttttgagtTATGACGGAGTTCAAGGAGAAATAAAGTTATCCAAACTAGAGGATTTAGAGTTGGAAAAGCAACTTAAACTTTTAAACAAGCCGGCGGTCAAAACAATTAAg ACGAAATATGGGGATACATACGATTGTGTGGATTTCTATAAACAGCCTGCATTTGACCATCCGTTATTAAAGAATCACAATTTTCATCCCAAG ATGAAAGCTAC GAAAACGGTTGCCCTTTTGGAACTGTTCCTATTAAAAGAGTTACTAAAGATGATCTTATCAGACAAAGACATATTCCACCCGCCAGAAGGTATCGCGTTTGAATCCACATTGAGTAAT ATTAACAATAATAGTGAGCCAACAAAAAGTTACATGTCCTCGCGGGGATACAAG CTTGCAACAGTTCAAATTCCATATGATCCAAATAATAAGTTTGCTGGAGCTGGAATGTCAGCTACTTTATGGAATCCTCGTATTGAAAGTCAACAACACACTGCATGTCGATTGAAAATCCAGAAGGGGTCAGACATTTTACAAGCTGGTTGGAGA GTGGATCCAACACTATACAGGGATACTAAGACTAGATCTTTTATACATTTTCAG GCTGGCAATACACATTGCTTCAATACGTTGTGCCCTGGTTTTGTCATAGTTAATAGTAAGTTCCCCGTTGATGTGAGTTTTGATACAATTCAACAACGTGGAGATAAAAAAGTATGGGAGATCACACTGTTCATCGAACGG gaTCTAGCCAATGGAAACTGGTGGCTTCTGTATGATGTAAACAACGAACAAGTTGGTTTTTGGCGTCAAGAGATTTTCACTAAGCTGACAAGCTTTGCTAATAACGTGGAGTGGGGAGGAGTAGCGTATAGTTCACCAAGTGTGTCTGAACCTCCGATGGGATCTAGTTGTTTTCCTGTTGGAGATCCTGCTTATGATGCTTATTGTAGGAGACTTAATGTTTTAAACGACAAAGGTGAGACAGTACATATAGACAAAACGAACGTACGCGTTACAGATCCTAATCactatggtattatggatgaaCCACATTGGAGAGGTGCAAAGTATCAGCATATGATATTTTATGGAGGGCCTGGTGGGTTCGAGACATTATGTTAA
- the LOC132031853 gene encoding protein neprosin-like, translating into MPQPEDVTFDTQFDVSNNNSESKGRYISSQGYKIAIARTPNEPNNRFAGAGMATSVYNPHVKDGQHSGSRLKIQKGSDILQVGWRVDPTLYGDTKTRLFIHFQAGKTHCFNTLCPGFVQVDSEFPLDRSYQNMLSQRGGKTWDATMYIDRDLANGNWWLLMTRSFNQVGFWPQRIFTDLTSFATNVEWGGVAYSPPGVPKPPMGSSFFPIKNSSYDGYCSEITILNEKGKTIKVDETITHTDNPNMYQVFAEPIWHNSEWRYFVLYGGPGESPHV; encoded by the exons ATGCCACAGCCAGAAGATGTCACATTCGACACTCAATTTGATGTT AGCAACAACAATAGTGAGTCAAAAGGAAGATATATTTCTTCACAAGGATATAAG ATTGCAATAGCTCGAACGCCAAATGAACCAAATAACAGATTTGCGGGAGCTGGAATGGCAACTAGTGTATACAATCCTCATGTTAAAGACGGGCAACATAGTGGTTCTCgactaaaaattcaaaaagggTCAGATATTTTACAAGTTGGTTGGAGA GTGGATCCAACATTATATGGGGATACTAAAACTAGGCTTTTTATACACTTTCAG gccgGTAAAACTCATTGCTTCAATACACTATGTCCTGGCTTTGTACAAGTAGATAGTGAGTTTCCTCTTGATAGATCATACCAGAATATGCTTTCTCAGCGTGGAGGGAAAACTTGGGATGCCACAATGTACATTGATCGG gatttagcCAACGGAAATTGGTGGCTATTAATGACTAGAAGCTTTAACCAAGTTGGTTTCTGGCCGCAAAGGATCTTCACTGACTTGACAAGTTTTGCTACGAATGTTGAATGGGGAGGAGTTGCATATAGTCCACCAGGTGTACCTAAACCTCCCATGGGCTCAAGTTTTTTTCCTATTAAAAACTCCTCTTATGATGGTTATTGTAGCGAAATAACAATTTTAAATGAGAAAGGAAAGACGATCAAAGTAGATGAAACAATCACGCATACCGACAATCCCAATATGTACCAAGTTTTCGCTGAGCCAATTTGGCATAATTCAGAATGGAGGTATTTTGTTCTTTATGGGGGACCTGGTGAGAGTCCACATGTTTAG